The region TTGCGTCTCCTCGCTTGGCGTCACCGGTGTGCGCGAGACGCTGCCGGAGACGCTTGGCGATTTCCTCCGTGAAGTGAAGCAGCATAGCCGCGTCCCGGTCGCTGTCGGCTTCGGCATTTCGACGCCGGGGCAAGTCGCGATGTTAAAAGAGGTGTGCGACGGTGTTGTCGTCGGCAGCGCTCTCGTGCAAAAAGTCGAGCAGCTGGCTCTCCGTTTGCAGAAGCCGGACGAAAGGGAAGCGGCTGTCGCTGAGTTTGCCGCCTACACCCGTTCGCTTGCTGCGCCGCTTCGGGAGCCGTGTTCTTCGCGCTAAAAGTTCCGAATTGAAGGAGTTGGCGACAATCATGCAAGTAAAGGAATCGCTCCGGGGACTTTCTCCGTACCAGCCGGGAAAATCGATCGAAGAAGTCAAGCGGGAATATGGCTTGCCTGAGATTATCAAACTTGCTTCTAACGAGAATCCGTACGGTTCGTCGCCAGCGGCAAAAGCGGCCATCGCCGCTGGGCTTGACCGCCTCGCCGTCTATCCGGACGGCTGCGCCCGCACGTTGCGCGAAAAGGTGGCGAAGCATCTTGGCGTCAAGGAAACACAGCTTCTCTTTGGCAACGGTTCGGATGAGGTGGTGCAAATTCTTTGCCGCGCCTTTTTAGAGCCGGGCGTGAATACGGTGATGGCGGCGCCGACATTCCCGCAATACCGGCATAATGCCATCATCGAGCGGGCCGAGGTGCGCGAAGTGCCGCTTGTTGATGGACGTCATGATTTGGAGGCGATGCTTGCGGCGATCGATGAAAACACGCGCATCGTCTGGATTTGCAATCCGAACAACCCGACGGGCACGTATGTGAATGATACCGAGCTGCGCGCCTTTTTGGACCGCGTGCCGCCGCACGTGCTCGTCGTCGTGGATGAAGCGTACTACGAATATGTGACGGCGCCCGACTACCCGCAAACGGTGCCGCTTTTAAACGAGTACGAGCAGCTTGTCGTGATGCGCACATTTTCGAAAGCGTACGGCCTTGCCGCGCTCCGCGTCGGCTACGGCGTGGCGAGCGAGGCGCTCATCCGCGCCGTCGAGCCGGCGCGCGAGCCGTTTAACACGTCGGCCATTGCCCAAGCGGCCGCGGCGGCCGCACTTGACGATCAAGCGTTCATCCGCGCCTGCGTCGAACGAAATCGCGCCGAGCTTGAGCGGTATTATCGCTTTTGCGAGGAGAACGGCCTCAAGTATTATCCGTCGCAAACGAACTTTTTGTTCATTGATTTCGGGTTGGATGGCGACGAAGTGTTCCGCTATTTGCTGGAGCGCGGCGTCATTGTCCGCTCGGGCCAAGCGCTTGGGCTGCCGACTGGCGTGCGCGTGACGGTCGGCGCGAAAGAGCAAAACGACCGGGTGTTGGAATTCGTTTCGCAACTGCTTCGGGAAAAACAGCTCGCCTGACCGTTCGGTGGAGGAATGGATAGAGAGACCCGCCCGTTGCCTTTCGAAAGCAGCGGGCGCACGTTTACATAAAGTAGGTGGGACGATTGGAAGGAAAAGTATTCATTGTCGGCCTCGGCTTGATCGGGGGATCGATTGCATTGGCGATTAAAAAAGCGCATCCGGAGGCGATGATCATCGGCTATGATGTCAATGAGCGGCAGCTCGGCTTGGCGCGCTCGCTCAAGGTGATCGACGAAGCTGCCCGTTCGCTTGAAGACGGATACGAACAGGCGGATTTGATCGTTTTGGCTGTTCCTGTCATGCAGACGGAGGCGCTGCTTTCGTCGATGCCGCTCGAGCGGTTGAAGCGCGGCGTCATCGTCACCGATGTCGGCAGCACGAAGCAGCGCATCGTCCAAGGCGCCCGCCGCCTGTTGGACCATGGCGTAGTATTCATCGGCGGCCACCCGATGGCCGGGTCGCATAAAAGCGGCGTGGCGGCGGCAAGGGCTCATCTGTTTGAAAACGCCTTTTACATTTTGACGCCGACGGACGATGTGCCGCTCAAGCAAGTCGAGGCGTTGAAACAGTGGCTTGCGGGAACGAAAGCGCAGTTTGTCATCTTAACGCCTAAAGAGCATGACCGCATCACTGGCGTAATCAGCCATTTTCCGCATTTGATTGCCGCGAGCCTCGTTCATCAGGCGCGTGAATATGAGAGCGAAAACGCCCTCGTCAGCCGGCTGGCGGCTGGCGGCTTCCGCGACATCACCCGCATCGCGTCGAGCAATCCGGAAATGTGGCGCGACATTTTCATCCATAACAAGCATGAACTGCTTGCGCTCTTTGACCGCTGGATCGCCGAAATGGAGCGGCTGCGCTCGTTTGTGGAAGAAGAAAACAGCATCGCCATTTACCATTACTTTTTGGAGGCGAAACAGTTTCGCGACGGGCTGCCGTCGAGAACGAAAGGAGCGATTCCGTCGTTTTACGATTTGTATGTCGACGTGCCGGATTATCCGGGCGTCATTTCCGAAGTGACCGGCTATTTAGCCAAGGAAAACATCAGCATTACGAACATCCGCATCATTGAGACGCGCGAAGAAATTTACGGCGTGCTCCGCCTCAGCTTCCAAAGCGAAGACGATCGGGCGCGGGCGAAAGCGTGCCTTGCCCAGCATACGAATTATGCCATCTATGAAGGGTAGCAACAAAAAACAGTGGAGGGGTTTCGATGCAGCTGCCAACGAACGTATCATCGCTTCGAGGGACGATTGAAGTCCCCGGCGACAAATCGATTTCCCATCGCGCCGTCATGCTCGGGGCGCTTGCTTCTGGACGGACGGTGATTGACCATTTTTTGCCTGGGGCGGACTGTTTAAGCACGATCGACTGTTTCCGGAAACTCGGCGTCGACATTCGCCGGGACGGGACGACAGTCGTTGTCGAAGGAGCCGGCCCCGGCGGGCTGCGCGAGCCGGCCGCGGTGCTTGATGTCGGCAACTCGGGAACG is a window of Geobacillus kaustophilus DNA encoding:
- the hisC gene encoding histidinol-phosphate transaminase, translating into MQVKESLRGLSPYQPGKSIEEVKREYGLPEIIKLASNENPYGSSPAAKAAIAAGLDRLAVYPDGCARTLREKVAKHLGVKETQLLFGNGSDEVVQILCRAFLEPGVNTVMAAPTFPQYRHNAIIERAEVREVPLVDGRHDLEAMLAAIDENTRIVWICNPNNPTGTYVNDTELRAFLDRVPPHVLVVVDEAYYEYVTAPDYPQTVPLLNEYEQLVVMRTFSKAYGLAALRVGYGVASEALIRAVEPAREPFNTSAIAQAAAAAALDDQAFIRACVERNRAELERYYRFCEENGLKYYPSQTNFLFIDFGLDGDEVFRYLLERGVIVRSGQALGLPTGVRVTVGAKEQNDRVLEFVSQLLREKQLA
- a CDS encoding prephenate dehydrogenase encodes the protein MEGKVFIVGLGLIGGSIALAIKKAHPEAMIIGYDVNERQLGLARSLKVIDEAARSLEDGYEQADLIVLAVPVMQTEALLSSMPLERLKRGVIVTDVGSTKQRIVQGARRLLDHGVVFIGGHPMAGSHKSGVAAARAHLFENAFYILTPTDDVPLKQVEALKQWLAGTKAQFVILTPKEHDRITGVISHFPHLIAASLVHQAREYESENALVSRLAAGGFRDITRIASSNPEMWRDIFIHNKHELLALFDRWIAEMERLRSFVEEENSIAIYHYFLEAKQFRDGLPSRTKGAIPSFYDLYVDVPDYPGVISEVTGYLAKENISITNIRIIETREEIYGVLRLSFQSEDDRARAKACLAQHTNYAIYEG